In the genome of Novosphingobium aureum, the window TGGGCTCAAAGCGAAATTCGAGCTCGCTGACCGCGCGCCCTTTGCGGATTTCGCGCCACTCGACCCTGAAATGCGCAAGCTGGTCGATCTCAGCCTTGGCCTTCTCCAGCACCTTGCGTCGCAACTGGGCGAAGTCCTTGTAAACGTCCGGGCCAATTCCAAGCAGAGCTCGCAATGCCATCATATCACCCTTCCAGGTCGACTGGCGCCGGTGCAAACGCAGCGCGCCAACCTCGTAGAGCTTTAAGGCATAGTTCGAGCGAAAGCCGAGAACCGCCTGTCGATTGAGAACGGCATAAGTCTCAGATTCCTGGATCAGCTTGCGCGCTTCGGGCGTAAACTCCCATTCAATCCACCCAGACTCCGCGCCAGGCTCATCTTCAACCTCTTCGCGCGAAGACGAGATCAGTGAGAAACGCATCGTCGCCTTCTTGCCGCGCCAGGACGTGTCGTCGATCGCGAACAGAGTGCGGTGCAGTTCCTCGAGCATATCGGAAATGCGCTCATTGCCCTTGTGGCCCCGGCGAATATCCGCCTTGCGCATACGATGTGGACGGTCTTCCCATGCATCGCCGCCTGCAGTCAGGATCATCAAGGCAAGAAGGCGCGACGCGGTAAGGCTAAGCGACTGGCCCTTGACGAACTTGACCTCGACAATGCTGCCCGGCTTTGCGAACTCATCGCCACCCTTGGCCTGCAAGGCTGCCGCAACGCGCATCGCCCGGCCAGGAGAAGGCTGGCCCGCATCGCTATCCTCAGCATTGTCGGAAGCTCGATTTTTGGCCATGTCATAACGCTCGACGAGATTCGCACTTAAGGTCTCAGGTGTGCCTGACCTGTCCAGGATGGTCAAGTCAGGACAGGATTGGTCATCCTGAGCCCCCATGCGGTCAGGATAGATCTGCCCCTCCAGGGAAAGCGAGCCTGCAGATTCCGGCGAGTCGTCGCGGTCAGGGGAGGGGAGGGCGAGAATCGTGCGCGGAAAGGTCCATTCCCTGCCGAAACGCGATGCCTGGACGTTGCGTGGGAGCGCCATTGGTCTCTCCCCCATCCGGTCAGGATAGCCCCAACCGGTCAGGGAAGCTCCCCCGACAGGTCAGGAAGGAGCCCCCAATAAGGCAGGCAAACTCCCCCAACCGGTCAGGAATACCCCCTTCGACCCCGTTGGAAACCGTCGGTTTTTGCCCCCTGAATCTGAATCCCTTAGAATCAGAAAACCTTCCGCTGCAAGCAGCGGCGCTGTTTGAAAGAGGATTCCAGCAGATGGGAAGAAACCGAGGGCCCAGCTCGATCCCCCGCAGCCATAGCTCAAACCGTAAGATCATAGCGAACCAACCTCCGACAGTGGACTGTACGGATTTAGTGTATATGCTATATACGGACCATGGCAACCACCCCTCAATCCGCTGCTCGGCAGATCGTAAGGGACCTCAAAGGTACCTGGCACGGCCGCTATGGCAAGGTCTGCTGTCCAGCTCACGATGACCATCACGCTTCGCTTTCGATCACGCCAGGTCGCAAAGCCGTGCTGTTCCACTGTTTTGCGGGCTGCACACAACGCGAGGTAATCGGCGCGATACGGACTCAGCGGTTGAATCCGCCGATCTCGGTACGGAACAACGCGCCTGATAAACCAACAAACGATCTGACCTCGTTGTGCCGGCACCTGTGGGATCACGCACTTCCAACCCATGGCACGCCTGCCGAGCGTTATCTTGCAAAGCGTGGCCTTTCGCATTCGACGGCCGGCCGGTACGCGCCCGGCGCCATTACGTACGAGGCAGGACGCAAGCTCCGTTTACCCGCACTTTTGCTGCCCATGACCCAGAGCGGTCGGCTCGTAGCCTTATTGCGGATCTTCCTGGAAACCGATGGTCGCAAATGTGAGTGCCTTGATGCCGCCAAACGAACGTTGGGCGATCCGCGGCAAAGCGCGGTACATCTTGGAGCGCCAGCTGACGACACCATGAATCTGGCCGAAGGCTTCGAAGACGCAGAATCGACCATCGTCCTCAACGAACTTAGCGGCTGCTCGGCCGTATGCGGTGTCGAGCGCTATCGTGATCTGTACATACCAGACCATGTCCGCCGGGTCAGGGTTTACTCCCAACATGGCGTAGCCGCCCGAGATGGTCTCGTCCGCGCACACCCGCACCTCACGGCAAATGGTCGCAGCCTTCAGATCATATTGCCTCCCCCGGGAGGGGATTGGAACGACGCGCTTCTTGCCAAGGGCAGGGCGAAACGGTGAGAGCTCTCTCGATCCTTGGCGGCTTTGCCTGCGTTTGCGCCGCCATATGGTGGAACGGATCAAGCAGTGAGCGACACGCCTTAGCGTGTCGCGACGTAGCTCCGACATCCGTGTGCCAAGGCAGGTCAGGCTTCGTCCGTGGCTTGCACGATGCTCAAATGCTTCTGGCAAAGTCTGCGCGGCATCGAAGCCTGACGCAGCCTCACCAAGTGGGCGAAATTCGCAGACAGACGCAGAAATCGAACGTCGCACGAGGGGAGGGGGCAGGGCGCCCCTCGGGCGAATAGCGATTTACCTCCCTGTCCAAATTGGTTTGGATAGCCTGAAAGGAAGACCTCGATGCCCCAGAACATTTCAGAATTCCGGATTATCGGCCGTATTGGAAAAATCCGCCCTCTGGAGAAAGTTACCTATGTCAGCGTAGCGTCAAACTACAACCGGCGGGACGGGGACGACTGGAAGACTGATACCCATTGGAACAGCGTCGTGTGCTTGCCCAAGATCGCCGCCCAGGTCGAGAACGCCGAGGAAGGGGATCTCGTTCACATTACTGGGCGGACACGCGAGAACAGCCATTCAGGCGATGTTGGCATCGTCTACAAGACCGAGCTGATTGCGGATTCCTTCTCGATCCTGGCGCGCAAGATGGCTGAGCAGGACAACTAAAACGGGCAGGCGAGGGGGCGACC includes:
- a CDS encoding single-stranded DNA-binding protein, whose translation is MPQNISEFRIIGRIGKIRPLEKVTYVSVASNYNRRDGDDWKTDTHWNSVVCLPKIAAQVENAEEGDLVHITGRTRENSHSGDVGIVYKTELIADSFSILARKMAEQDN
- a CDS encoding DUF7146 domain-containing protein, producing the protein MATTPQSAARQIVRDLKGTWHGRYGKVCCPAHDDHHASLSITPGRKAVLFHCFAGCTQREVIGAIRTQRLNPPISVRNNAPDKPTNDLTSLCRHLWDHALPTHGTPAERYLAKRGLSHSTAGRYAPGAITYEAGRKLRLPALLLPMTQSGRLVALLRIFLETDGRKCECLDAAKRTLGDPRQSAVHLGAPADDTMNLAEGFEDAESTIVLNELSGCSAVCGVERYRDLYIPDHVRRVRVYSQHGVAARDGLVRAHPHLTANGRSLQIILPPPGGDWNDALLAKGRAKR
- a CDS encoding replication initiation protein codes for the protein MRVAAALQAKGGDEFAKPGSIVEVKFVKGQSLSLTASRLLALMILTAGGDAWEDRPHRMRKADIRRGHKGNERISDMLEELHRTLFAIDDTSWRGKKATMRFSLISSSREEVEDEPGAESGWIEWEFTPEARKLIQESETYAVLNRQAVLGFRSNYALKLYEVGALRLHRRQSTWKGDMMALRALLGIGPDVYKDFAQLRRKVLEKAKAEIDQLAHFRVEWREIRKGRAVSELEFRFEPKDAPAQIATVDEISRHSGGRKARREDEVETVEVKELTQNVVSALTGKGRGEPSELRFPSGTLQFGADELAAIARRSGGGWDIDLIANAYREQMGERLSKLKGAKLIASWTGYCESFFARRGRP